One Opitutaceae bacterium DNA segment encodes these proteins:
- a CDS encoding peptidylprolyl isomerase: MPLLCRLGLALALLSAASLSAQTDTIARPKATTPITKQVVPPGGAAVPIDLRNHFTIQNEAGDKFVQFDTVYGKFNVILRGAKAPKHVENFLRYVHDGRYDNIFFHRTAGGNTSTVASIAQSGGFKLPYSTAVQTYDPIGLESPLPHELYTLAAARTSDPNSATSQFFFNLVDNTTTYFPGQSTTNQDLRYSVYGRVVGSGGVALKQVGMLPVYNMVDGAINTSAFQTIPLRDKVPNILTEKNLIIIRSIREVPLYPTGGETSVLNFSAYSTNPGVAQVSLSGSTLNLQPGTVNGTTTVSVTVSEVAGDTITTEFEVETNSELSIARPPRSQVIALGDAVLFDVEAIGAGLSYRWLHNGNPVSGATSPSLFIRGVEQDDAGNYSVEVSNTVGTVTSAIAGLTVVGDSVAKSRLTNLSVRSFGGNGDETLIAGFATEGGTVNLVMRGIGPTLASFGVPNVMADPEIKLFNVPSPGSSAHLLGANNDWTEFDGSAVGGFPLPVGSKDAVLTSPFISGANTLHINGLGDTQGMALIELYEGPSSVGTLVNLSARTLVRANDTLIGGFTLTGSTSRTVLVRAIGPGLNNLGISNFFQDPRLALRSTKGTLVAQNDNWGGSSALSEAFLSVGAFALADPSSKDAVILTTLEPGGYTAVITGPTGHTGVVLLEIYLVR; encoded by the coding sequence ATGCCATTGCTTTGCCGCCTTGGACTCGCCCTCGCACTTCTCAGTGCCGCATCGCTGAGCGCCCAAACAGACACCATCGCCCGTCCCAAAGCCACGACCCCAATCACCAAGCAGGTCGTGCCTCCCGGTGGCGCAGCCGTGCCCATCGACCTCAGGAATCATTTCACGATCCAGAATGAAGCCGGAGACAAGTTCGTGCAGTTCGACACGGTCTATGGGAAATTCAATGTCATCCTGCGCGGTGCGAAGGCTCCCAAACACGTGGAGAACTTTCTGCGCTACGTGCACGACGGCCGCTACGACAACATATTCTTCCATCGAACCGCGGGCGGAAACACTTCAACTGTTGCCTCCATAGCGCAGTCGGGAGGATTCAAACTGCCCTACTCCACCGCGGTGCAAACCTACGATCCGATCGGGCTCGAAAGTCCGCTCCCTCACGAGCTCTACACGCTCGCCGCGGCGCGGACGAGCGACCCAAATTCCGCGACAAGCCAGTTCTTCTTCAACCTTGTTGACAATACGACCACCTACTTTCCCGGGCAAAGCACCACGAATCAGGACTTGCGCTATTCCGTCTACGGGCGGGTGGTGGGCAGCGGCGGTGTCGCGCTGAAGCAGGTTGGCATGCTCCCCGTCTATAACATGGTCGACGGCGCCATCAACACATCCGCTTTTCAAACCATACCACTTCGCGACAAGGTTCCGAACATCCTGACGGAAAAAAACCTCATCATCATCCGTTCCATCAGGGAGGTCCCGCTCTACCCAACCGGCGGCGAGACAAGCGTGCTGAACTTCTCCGCCTATTCCACGAATCCCGGTGTGGCGCAGGTCTCCCTCAGCGGATCCACGCTCAATCTGCAGCCCGGCACAGTCAATGGCACGACCACGGTTTCCGTCACGGTATCCGAGGTGGCGGGTGACACGATCACGACGGAGTTCGAGGTTGAAACCAATTCCGAGCTTTCCATCGCCCGGCCTCCGCGAAGCCAGGTCATCGCCCTGGGGGACGCCGTCCTCTTCGATGTGGAGGCGATCGGTGCCGGTCTCTCCTATCGGTGGCTGCACAATGGAAACCCGGTCAGCGGGGCGACCTCGCCGTCACTCTTCATCCGCGGCGTCGAGCAGGATGACGCCGGCAATTATTCCGTTGAAGTGAGCAATACGGTTGGGACGGTCACCAGCGCCATCGCGGGTCTCACCGTCGTGGGCGACAGCGTGGCAAAGAGCCGCCTCACCAACCTGTCCGTGCGATCCTTCGGCGGCAACGGCGACGAAACGCTGATCGCGGGGTTCGCAACCGAAGGAGGAACCGTGAACCTCGTGATGCGCGGCATCGGTCCGACACTCGCCAGTTTCGGCGTTCCCAACGTGATGGCGGACCCTGAGATCAAGCTCTTCAATGTGCCGTCGCCGGGTTCGTCCGCGCATCTTCTCGGTGCAAACAATGACTGGACAGAATTCGACGGCAGCGCCGTTGGCGGTTTTCCACTTCCCGTCGGGAGCAAGGACGCGGTCCTCACCAGTCCATTCATCTCCGGCGCGAACACGCTGCACATCAATGGGCTTGGCGACACCCAGGGAATGGCGCTCATCGAACTCTACGAAGGCCCGTCATCCGTGGGCACTCTGGTCAACCTGTCTGCCCGCACGCTGGTTCGGGCCAATGACACGCTGATTGGTGGATTTACACTGACCGGCTCCACCAGTCGAACTGTCCTTGTCCGAGCCATCGGCCCGGGACTGAACAATCTCGGCATCTCGAACTTCTTCCAGGATCCCCGCCTCGCTCTCCGTTCGACAAAAGGCACGCTCGTCGCACAGAACGACAACTGGGGAGGATCATCCGCCTTGAGCGAGGCATTCCTCAGCGTCGGCGCGTTTGCACTTGCCGACCCTTCCAGCAAGGATGCGGTGATACTCACAACACTGGAGCCAGGCGGTTACACTGCCGTGATCACCGGACCCACCGGCCACACCGGTGTCGTGCTGCTCGAGATCTACCTCGTGCGATAG
- a CDS encoding TonB-dependent receptor, which yields MISRILPSQCATDSLTTDPSLPARLIPPPPRLARVAAIAMCLLLSMAGSMQAAKPKTVTFNVASQPLPLALMILARQGEVEVLFSYDELKGLQAPRISGKLTVEQALATILKGTPYAVQRHPVRARSFQIMSPQMVVRAAAEAQKPIVRVTDLPPEPPPPPPPSLPVGDSSIDRPRTPDDATPYVVFEGKTVEQSGALTVGDFLAERLPSANGANLAGEVGMRASGAHQTKILVNGREQSRVADVPNAMPGMNYRTSRLALLPLSSIQRIEVIPQSAAVSAGGGSIGGAINVVTKRDYSGGEITLGYENSFDTDSANKKFEIRYGTSFNDNRTRIMVFAGATNANSLAVQDRYDLVRDYTARATAGTPGLLNGTEILFGRTARVDTTDGSNLVLKSGNTLGSSFVFIPSGYKGLEQDGPQPLIDNAGKIDTESPDTAQAYLGRRLLLNRRPSTQYVRTEARHAITSYAEAYLDLSYERTIRNQAMGVLSSNQYVTVPAGVPTNPFGQEVRVRFPYAATGANRSTREHQAATLGTLFTLPREWKARIEYSYGMHRSVDSAKTASSSAFQAAINNGTINVFDSSVVGSNLLEDHIDSRTGRGNVELLASTARIEGRLPAVPVIRVVPEVSFGYESRKLIRDTFRIHDGASQSGILPSTTASFDVFGEVTLPFFSEARNLPGLRLLEVVASGRRGKQRVDSTVLKASGSQSVPDLGAKLELEKAKSSYAVENPVVGVRYKPVRDVLLRASYSTGFAATADYLLLPQLTAKGSITDPKRGDSTYDASITTGGNSRMNPEHADTHSAGVVIEPKFVPGFRLSLDYTDSRRKDIIDILDTATLLAYEDSIPGRISREAPAEGDTYSAGKITKIDASAITLYAANLKTWDLSVGYKKELADIGSFDLSAMYTLNSRYEQQLVPGGSFVDLVNAPLYAGPFRDKANASLTWTRGPLSAGWSARFHSRYKGATAAGVSPTQLPDINYLAMSARTYHDAFIGYRFSTQARGALRFLDRTEVLFGVRNIFGSDPIFDASLPADLFLSGNGELRRASYYLSLKREF from the coding sequence ATGATTTCCCGTATCCTGCCCAGCCAGTGCGCGACTGACTCGTTGACCACGGATCCTTCCCTGCCCGCACGCCTCATCCCACCTCCTCCGAGGCTTGCCAGGGTTGCTGCCATTGCGATGTGCCTCCTCCTTTCGATGGCTGGAAGCATGCAGGCCGCCAAACCGAAGACCGTGACTTTCAATGTCGCATCCCAGCCCCTGCCTCTGGCTCTTATGATTCTGGCCCGCCAGGGTGAGGTTGAGGTCCTTTTCTCCTACGACGAGCTGAAAGGCCTGCAGGCTCCCAGGATCTCGGGCAAACTCACCGTCGAACAAGCCTTGGCGACCATCCTCAAGGGCACGCCCTATGCCGTGCAACGACACCCGGTCCGCGCTCGCAGTTTCCAGATCATGTCTCCGCAGATGGTGGTGCGCGCCGCCGCCGAGGCGCAGAAACCCATCGTCAGGGTCACTGATCTCCCTCCCGAACCCCCGCCGCCCCCTCCTCCCTCCCTCCCCGTCGGTGATTCCAGCATCGATCGTCCTCGTACCCCCGATGACGCCACCCCCTATGTCGTGTTTGAGGGAAAGACCGTCGAGCAGTCGGGCGCACTGACGGTTGGCGATTTTCTGGCCGAGCGCCTTCCCTCCGCCAATGGGGCGAATCTCGCCGGAGAGGTCGGCATGCGGGCCTCGGGCGCTCACCAGACCAAGATTCTGGTCAACGGTCGCGAACAATCCCGGGTTGCAGATGTTCCGAACGCGATGCCTGGAATGAATTATCGCACCTCCCGACTGGCACTCCTGCCGCTCAGTTCGATTCAACGGATCGAAGTCATTCCCCAGTCCGCTGCCGTGTCGGCGGGTGGCGGATCCATCGGCGGCGCCATCAATGTCGTCACCAAGCGCGACTACTCCGGGGGAGAGATCACCCTTGGCTACGAAAACTCCTTCGATACCGACAGCGCCAACAAGAAATTCGAAATCCGCTACGGGACCTCGTTCAACGACAACCGGACCCGAATCATGGTCTTCGCCGGCGCCACCAACGCCAATTCGCTGGCGGTCCAGGACCGTTATGACCTCGTGCGCGACTACACGGCACGCGCAACCGCGGGAACACCCGGGCTGCTCAACGGCACCGAGATCCTGTTCGGCAGGACTGCCCGCGTCGATACGACGGACGGCTCCAACCTCGTGCTGAAGTCGGGGAACACTCTTGGCTCCTCCTTCGTTTTCATACCCTCCGGCTACAAGGGGCTGGAACAGGATGGCCCCCAGCCGCTCATCGACAACGCTGGGAAAATTGACACCGAGTCACCGGACACCGCACAGGCCTATCTTGGGCGCCGACTTCTGCTCAACCGGCGCCCCAGCACGCAGTATGTCCGCACCGAAGCGCGGCACGCGATCACCTCCTATGCCGAGGCCTACCTGGACCTCTCATACGAGCGCACCATTCGCAATCAGGCGATGGGCGTGCTGAGTTCCAATCAGTACGTGACCGTTCCCGCGGGAGTTCCCACAAACCCATTCGGCCAGGAGGTCCGTGTGCGTTTCCCCTACGCCGCCACGGGCGCGAACAGGAGCACGCGCGAACATCAGGCGGCCACCCTTGGCACCCTGTTCACACTGCCCCGCGAATGGAAGGCCCGGATCGAATACTCCTACGGCATGCACCGATCCGTCGACTCGGCGAAAACCGCGAGCAGTTCCGCTTTTCAGGCCGCGATCAACAATGGGACGATCAACGTCTTTGATTCATCGGTCGTGGGCTCGAACCTGCTCGAGGACCATATCGATTCCCGCACCGGACGCGGCAACGTGGAACTTCTCGCGTCCACCGCGAGGATCGAGGGCCGGCTGCCCGCAGTGCCGGTCATCCGGGTCGTGCCCGAGGTCAGCTTCGGTTATGAATCGCGGAAACTCATTCGCGACACGTTCCGCATCCACGACGGCGCATCCCAGTCCGGAATACTGCCGTCGACAACCGCATCCTTTGACGTGTTTGGGGAAGTCACCCTTCCATTTTTCTCCGAGGCGAGAAATCTGCCGGGCCTCAGACTGCTTGAAGTCGTGGCATCTGGAAGACGCGGAAAGCAGCGTGTTGACTCGACGGTCCTGAAGGCCAGCGGCTCCCAGAGCGTTCCCGACCTCGGCGCCAAGCTCGAACTCGAGAAGGCGAAAAGCAGCTACGCTGTCGAAAACCCCGTGGTCGGTGTGCGTTACAAGCCGGTCCGGGACGTTTTGCTGCGCGCATCCTACTCCACCGGCTTTGCCGCCACGGCGGACTATCTGCTGCTTCCCCAGTTGACTGCGAAAGGCAGCATCACCGACCCAAAGCGCGGAGACTCCACCTACGATGCCAGCATCACGACGGGAGGAAACTCAAGGATGAATCCGGAACACGCCGACACCCACTCGGCCGGCGTGGTTATTGAGCCCAAATTCGTGCCAGGTTTCCGCCTCTCGCTCGATTACACTGACTCACGTCGCAAGGACATCATCGACATCCTGGACACCGCGACGCTCCTGGCCTACGAGGATTCCATTCCTGGCCGTATTTCTCGTGAGGCCCCTGCGGAAGGCGACACCTACTCAGCTGGCAAGATCACGAAGATCGACGCCTCCGCCATCACGCTCTACGCGGCAAACCTGAAGACCTGGGACCTTTCCGTCGGCTACAAGAAGGAACTGGCCGACATCGGATCATTCGATCTTTCGGCCATGTACACCTTGAATTCGAGGTACGAGCAGCAGCTCGTGCCAGGAGGATCCTTTGTCGATCTGGTGAATGCTCCGCTTTATGCAGGACCCTTTCGCGACAAGGCGAATGCATCGCTCACATGGACAAGAGGGCCTTTGAGCGCAGGCTGGTCTGCCAGATTCCACAGTCGCTACAAGGGAGCGACCGCGGCTGGCGTCAGCCCCACCCAGTTGCCGGACATCAACTACCTGGCCATGTCGGCCAGGACCTATCACGACGCGTTCATCGGCTATCGCTTCTCAACGCAGGCGCGGGGTGCGCTGCGTTTCCTCGACAGGACTGAGGTTCTTTTCGGCGTCCGCAATATTTTCGGTTCCGATCCAATCTTCGACGCATCCCTTCCGGCCGACCTCTTCCTGAGCGGCAATGGCGAGTTGCGTCGCGCGAGTTACTACCTGTCCCTGAAGCGAGAATTCTAA
- a CDS encoding Gfo/Idh/MocA family oxidoreductase yields MNRRKFLHTSAAATALPSLPSVIRSADSPAGRKFRTALIGCGWWGNNILHEAMASGACEIVGLCDVDARQFEPTLKHVAEGTGETPRTYRDYRDLLNECKADIAIVATPDHWHALPAIAAVRAGAHVYVEKPIGHTVMEGRAMVNAARAAGRIVQVGTHRRVSPHNISAREFIRSGGIGEIGMVRCFVAQGGGRETPLPNVDVPRELDWDMWCGPAPLRPFNGGDPRNPREGNGIRGIHPRGFRNYLDYANGTIADWGVHWFDQVLWITGEKYPTHIYSTGGRPIAGPTVLSATEQTSDAPDHQLATLRFSRFDVQWENRRFAGNGVAKGEAIGCYFFGTKGILHLAWREGWTFYPVNSKDALITEKAHFDPPDFHNIRELWADLIRAIRTETMPACDIEAVHFSTNMSLLPMISMKLGRSLQWDGAKERVIGDDAANKLLRRDYRKGYEYPMV; encoded by the coding sequence ATGAACCGGCGCAAATTCCTTCACACATCGGCTGCGGCAACTGCCCTGCCATCGCTTCCCAGCGTCATCAGGTCCGCGGACTCACCGGCCGGAAGGAAATTCCGAACCGCACTGATTGGATGCGGTTGGTGGGGCAACAATATCCTCCACGAAGCCATGGCGAGCGGCGCCTGCGAAATCGTTGGCCTCTGCGATGTCGATGCCCGCCAGTTTGAACCCACTCTCAAGCACGTCGCCGAGGGAACGGGCGAAACACCCCGAACCTACCGGGACTACCGCGATCTGCTCAATGAGTGCAAAGCCGACATCGCCATCGTTGCCACACCCGACCACTGGCACGCCCTGCCCGCAATCGCAGCCGTTCGGGCAGGGGCTCACGTTTACGTCGAGAAGCCGATCGGCCACACTGTCATGGAAGGTCGCGCCATGGTGAACGCAGCTCGCGCGGCTGGCAGGATTGTGCAGGTCGGCACGCATCGGCGCGTCTCGCCGCACAACATCAGCGCACGCGAATTCATTCGTTCGGGCGGAATTGGCGAGATCGGCATGGTGCGCTGCTTCGTCGCGCAGGGAGGCGGTCGCGAAACTCCACTGCCCAACGTGGACGTCCCCAGGGAGCTGGATTGGGACATGTGGTGCGGGCCGGCCCCCCTGCGTCCTTTCAACGGCGGCGATCCCCGAAACCCCAGGGAGGGAAATGGAATCCGGGGCATACACCCCCGCGGATTCCGCAACTACCTGGACTACGCCAACGGCACCATTGCCGACTGGGGTGTGCACTGGTTCGACCAGGTGCTTTGGATTACAGGTGAAAAGTATCCAACCCACATTTACTCAACCGGCGGCCGGCCGATTGCAGGCCCTACCGTCCTGTCTGCAACCGAGCAAACCAGCGACGCCCCGGATCACCAGCTCGCCACCCTTCGATTCAGCCGCTTCGACGTCCAATGGGAGAACCGCCGTTTTGCCGGAAACGGAGTGGCCAAGGGCGAGGCCATCGGCTGCTACTTTTTCGGAACCAAGGGCATCCTGCACCTCGCCTGGCGCGAGGGATGGACTTTTTATCCGGTCAATTCCAAGGACGCCTTGATCACGGAAAAGGCGCATTTCGACCCTCCCGATTTCCACAATATCCGCGAACTCTGGGCGGACCTGATCCGTGCAATCCGAACGGAAACCATGCCCGCCTGTGACATCGAAGCGGTTCACTTCTCAACCAATATGTCCCTGCTTCCAATGATCTCGATGAAACTGGGCCGCAGCCTGCAATGGGATGGCGCGAAAGAGCGTGTCATCGGTGACGACGCCGCAAACAAGCTTCTTCGGCGCGACTATCGCAAGGGTTACGAATACCCGATGGTCTGA
- the modA gene encoding molybdate ABC transporter substrate-binding protein: protein MRQPLLSLALILGGFAIAPQGARAAEVTVFAAASLSDALVAIARRYEPASGDRIRFNFGASSMLARQIREGAPADVFFSADEAKMSDLAKEGMIDPATRATLLSNTLVIVTRIDADISIARPLDLLLASVRRLAIAEPDTVPAGIYAREYLQKIGLWKQLAPKLLPAENVRSALAAVVAGNADAGIVYKTDSLISKEVRVVCEVPASEGPRISYPIAILSGSRHPAAAAAWVNHLSSPEARAVFSRFGFLPPGHRK, encoded by the coding sequence ATGAGACAGCCGCTGCTTTCACTCGCCTTGATCCTCGGGGGTTTCGCCATTGCGCCCCAGGGTGCCCGGGCCGCGGAAGTCACGGTCTTTGCCGCAGCGAGTCTCTCGGACGCGCTCGTTGCCATCGCAAGGCGGTATGAGCCTGCTTCGGGTGACAGGATTCGCTTCAATTTCGGCGCATCCAGCATGCTGGCGCGTCAGATCAGGGAGGGCGCTCCTGCGGATGTGTTTTTCTCCGCCGACGAGGCGAAGATGAGCGATCTGGCCAAGGAGGGAATGATCGATCCGGCAACGCGAGCCACGCTGCTTTCGAACACCCTGGTCATCGTGACTCGCATAGACGCGGACATTTCCATAGCCCGTCCGCTGGATCTTCTGCTGGCGTCCGTGCGCCGCCTTGCGATCGCGGAGCCGGATACGGTTCCGGCTGGCATCTACGCCCGGGAGTATCTTCAGAAGATCGGCCTCTGGAAACAGCTCGCTCCGAAACTCCTGCCAGCGGAGAATGTTCGCAGCGCACTCGCCGCAGTCGTTGCCGGCAACGCCGATGCAGGCATCGTCTACAAGACTGACTCCCTCATTTCGAAGGAAGTCAGGGTTGTCTGCGAGGTTCCGGCAAGCGAAGGACCAAGGATAAGCTATCCCATCGCGATTCTCAGCGGTTCGCGCCACCCCGCCGCAGCCGCTGCATGGGTCAATCATCTTTCCAGCCCCGAAGCGCGCGCGGTGTTTTCCCGCTTCGGATTTCTTCCACCCGGCCACCGAAAGTAG
- a CDS encoding epoxyqueuosine reductase QueH: protein MKNDPTRGRLELPDGHKKVLLHSCCAPCSGEVMEAIHAAGIEYTIFFYNPNIHPREEYELRKSENIRFAEKHKVPFVDADYDTDNWFERAKGLEWEPERGARCTMCFDMRFERTALYAHEHGFHVITSCLGISRWKNMDQINDSGVRAASRYPGMSYWTYNWRKKGGAARMVEIAKRENFYQQEYCGCVYSLRDTNKWRLASGREKIVRGVKFYGIGAGADDDRPPPQPEIGSDAG from the coding sequence ATGAAGAATGACCCGACAAGAGGCAGGTTGGAATTGCCGGACGGACACAAGAAAGTGCTCCTCCATTCCTGCTGCGCGCCCTGTTCCGGCGAGGTGATGGAGGCGATTCACGCCGCCGGTATTGAGTACACGATATTTTTCTACAATCCGAACATACATCCACGGGAGGAGTACGAACTGCGCAAATCGGAAAACATCCGCTTTGCGGAAAAGCACAAGGTTCCCTTTGTCGACGCCGACTACGACACGGACAACTGGTTTGAACGGGCGAAAGGACTTGAATGGGAGCCGGAGCGAGGGGCGCGCTGCACGATGTGTTTCGACATGCGGTTTGAGCGCACCGCGCTCTACGCGCACGAGCACGGTTTTCATGTCATCACCAGCTGCCTGGGGATTTCCCGCTGGAAGAACATGGATCAGATCAACGACAGCGGGGTGAGGGCGGCGTCGCGGTATCCGGGGATGTCGTATTGGACTTACAACTGGCGGAAGAAGGGCGGTGCCGCACGCATGGTGGAAATTGCGAAACGGGAGAATTTCTACCAGCAGGAGTACTGCGGCTGTGTCTATTCGCTGCGCGACACGAACAAGTGGCGTCTGGCAAGTGGTCGGGAGAAGATTGTTCGCGGCGTCAAATTTTACGGGATCGGTGCCGGTGCGGACGATGACCGGCCGCCGCCGCAGCCGGAAATTGGATCTGACGCAGGCTGA
- a CDS encoding TonB family protein, with amino-acid sequence MKASLCLALCLVGAASTPLAAAFTSIKFHPDNPLPEFPLVLISDGVSHGEVVMAIGVSAEGKLTDCLPLAYTHEPFVKACEDVLRQWKFTPAQVDGASVGVKVELTFNFERTGYIESNRMNITKNFISGRQSHRLSQRLIEASQLDSPPRVVSTVNPIYPRDAKNDGIRGSVRVSFYIDENGRVRLPSVSSNSHPYLADIAVDALRSWRFQPATYRGRPAVVAAAQDFRFGMEP; translated from the coding sequence ATGAAAGCCTCCCTCTGCCTCGCTCTCTGCCTTGTCGGCGCGGCCTCGACGCCACTGGCCGCCGCTTTCACCTCAATCAAGTTTCACCCTGACAATCCGCTCCCCGAATTTCCACTCGTCCTGATCAGCGATGGGGTTTCGCATGGTGAGGTTGTGATGGCCATCGGCGTCAGCGCCGAAGGCAAACTCACGGACTGTCTTCCGCTCGCGTACACCCACGAACCCTTCGTGAAGGCCTGCGAGGATGTGCTCAGGCAATGGAAATTCACTCCAGCGCAGGTTGATGGTGCAAGCGTCGGCGTGAAGGTGGAGCTTACCTTCAATTTCGAGCGCACGGGATACATCGAATCAAACCGGATGAACATCACCAAGAACTTCATCTCGGGCCGCCAGTCTCACCGGCTTTCGCAGCGGTTGATCGAAGCCAGCCAGCTCGACAGTCCGCCCAGGGTGGTCTCCACGGTGAATCCAATCTACCCGCGCGACGCGAAAAACGACGGTATCCGGGGTTCCGTGCGAGTGAGCTTTTACATCGACGAAAACGGCAGGGTGCGGCTCCCGTCAGTCTCATCGAACTCTCATCCGTATCTGGCCGACATCGCGGTGGACGCGCTGCGTTCCTGGCGTTTTCAACCCGCCACCTATCGCGGCAGGCCGGCAGTCGTCGCGGCCGCCCAGGACTTTCGCTTCGGAATGGAGCCGTGA
- a CDS encoding pyruvate dehydrogenase complex dihydrolipoamide acetyltransferase, protein MAQIIDMPKLSDTMTVGTLVKWLKNEGDAVKNGTMLAEVETDKATMELECFFDGTLLKIFAPAGSQVEIGAPLCAIGKAGEKVEVPAGKGTVKAEVAPPPQKSEPPPAKLEPAASGASPADSAPAHAVAASTSAPAQPTSSAASAPTEGQRLRISPLARKLAAEKGIDPARVSGSGPGGRVVRADILAAEKSGSTKSGAPAAPRSSSTPAAFSLSAKGSIQEERTVTVSTMRGVIARRLLESKTQIPHFYLDVEVDVGPLLALRQQLNSALEKEGVRISVNDFILKASAEALRRVPAVNASWEQTQIRYFGAAHVSFAVAIEDGLITPVIRDSHLKSVFAISSEAKTLGKLAKEKKLKPDQFTGGTFCVSNLGMMGIDRFSAIINPPNAAILAVGTTVKKPVVENDQIVVGQRMTLSLSCDHRVVDGAVGAQFMSALRELLEKPSLLLL, encoded by the coding sequence ATGGCTCAAATCATCGACATGCCCAAACTCAGCGACACCATGACCGTGGGCACGCTGGTCAAGTGGCTGAAGAACGAGGGCGATGCCGTCAAGAATGGCACGATGCTGGCCGAGGTTGAGACCGACAAAGCCACCATGGAGCTGGAGTGTTTCTTCGATGGAACACTTCTGAAGATATTCGCCCCTGCCGGCTCGCAGGTCGAAATTGGCGCTCCGCTCTGCGCAATCGGCAAGGCAGGGGAAAAAGTGGAAGTACCCGCCGGCAAGGGCACGGTAAAAGCAGAGGTTGCCCCCCCCCCTCAAAAGTCTGAACCGCCCCCGGCAAAGCTGGAGCCTGCCGCCTCCGGCGCCTCGCCGGCCGATTCCGCTCCAGCTCACGCTGTTGCTGCCAGCACTTCGGCACCAGCGCAACCGACGTCTTCCGCCGCTTCAGCTCCGACCGAAGGACAGCGCCTTCGCATTTCCCCTCTCGCAAGAAAACTCGCTGCGGAAAAGGGAATAGATCCGGCTCGCGTCTCAGGCTCGGGTCCCGGTGGGCGAGTCGTCCGCGCCGACATTCTCGCAGCAGAAAAATCGGGCTCGACCAAATCCGGAGCTCCTGCAGCCCCTCGTTCCTCGTCAACGCCGGCCGCATTCTCACTTTCCGCCAAGGGATCGATCCAGGAGGAACGCACCGTCACAGTGTCCACGATGCGCGGTGTCATCGCCAGGCGCCTGCTGGAATCCAAGACCCAAATCCCGCATTTCTACCTCGATGTCGAAGTCGATGTCGGCCCGTTGCTTGCCCTGCGCCAGCAGCTCAACTCCGCGCTCGAAAAGGAAGGCGTCAGGATCTCGGTCAACGATTTCATACTCAAGGCCTCGGCTGAGGCCTTGCGCCGTGTGCCCGCCGTCAATGCCTCCTGGGAACAGACCCAGATCCGCTATTTCGGAGCGGCCCACGTCTCATTCGCGGTCGCGATCGAGGATGGCCTGATCACGCCCGTCATTCGCGATTCACACCTCAAGTCCGTTTTTGCCATCAGTTCGGAAGCGAAGACGCTGGGGAAACTGGCCAAGGAAAAGAAATTGAAGCCCGACCAGTTCACAGGGGGAACATTCTGCGTAAGCAATCTGGGCATGATGGGCATCGACAGGTTTTCAGCCATCATCAATCCGCCCAACGCCGCAATCCTCGCCGTTGGTACGACAGTCAAGAAGCCGGTTGTGGAGAACGATCAGATCGTCGTCGGTCAGCGCATGACCCTGTCCCTGTCATGCGATCATCGCGTGGTCGACGGAGCGGTTGGAGCACAGTTCATGAGCGCACTTCGCGAGCTTCTGGAGAAGCCTTCCCTGCTGCTGCTCTGA